One Rosa chinensis cultivar Old Blush chromosome 5, RchiOBHm-V2, whole genome shotgun sequence genomic region harbors:
- the LOC112201737 gene encoding FT-interacting protein 7 encodes MANQKKEVFSVKETKPSIRAKNPLNGPTTSFDLVEEMLYLYVRIEKARLLVLDHSVLQVELKIGNYRGAATTEANPQGEFKWNRVFAFTKSRLQDTSVQVLVKDGVNVVGQCSFGVSEAEKRVPPVPPLSPQWYALVDQKRNAKGELMMAFWTGTQADEVYNSASHSDEAVDLSHKGLLSIRPSVYYTPRLWYLRVNVIGAQDLVLNDINNREQPAQIYVKARVLLCELSTRACLTKTADPKWNEDLMFVVAEPFGETLDVGVFELKKDASVPSEEQKKYGKYEVLLGSCEIPLKNVGKRTDRSPASSPWYDLTVMEGEGMNARFASKINMRISLDGGYHVFDEPTEFSSDLRPSSKILWKPAVGMFELGIMSASGLSPIMPNTSVDAFCVAKYGPKWVRTRTVVDNCSPKWNEQYMWEVYDHCTVITIAVFQNKYLLNWERNRDREIGKVRIRLSNLEFDKVYTNSHPLVSLEPYGVMKRGELQLSYRFCSTSKLNVYHSYTQALWPKLHYVLPLSVAQIHRLRPQAVKLTESRLQKAESPLSPEVVQYVLDDNKHKFSLRRAKANFLRCMKLLECFSLYRQRFDRLRKWTNPLHNAVFIISLIEVTWFPWMALASMFFMLSGIGAWGYWKRPKQLPHIDTELSQVYSVHPDEIAEEFDSFPTSASGNILTIRYHRLQGIILNVQTTLGDIATTGERVQSLLSWRDKKATLLALIFFFFAGMVFYIYPFSVRSLVFWTILYMTRHPMLRIDLPSYFHNFIRRMPSKIDSML; translated from the coding sequence ATGGCTAATCAAAAGAAAGAAGTTTTTTCTGTCAAGGAGACCAAACCCTCCATCCGTGCCAAGAATCCGCTGAACGGTCCCACCACCTCCTTTGATCTTGTGGAGGAGATGCTGTATCTATATGTTAGGATTGAGAAAGCCAGACTACTCGTGCTTGATCACAGTGTCCTCCAAGTTGAACTGAAGATTGGGAACTACAGAGGAGCAGCAACAACTGAGGCGAATCCACAGGGGGAGTTCAAATGGAACCGGGTGTTTGCTTTCACCAAAAGCAGACTTCAAGATACAAGTGTGCAGGTTTTGGTGAAGGATGGTGTAAATGTCGTCGGCCAGTGTAGCTTTGGTGTATCAGAAGCAGAGAAGAGAGTACCACCTGTTCCTCCATTGTCACCTCAGTGGTATGCACTGGTGGACCAAAAAAGGAATGCTAAAGGAGAGTTGATGATGGCATTTTGGACTGGGACACAGGCTGATGAGGTCTATAATAGCGCTTCGCATTCTGATGAAGCAGTAGATCTAAGCCATAAGGGTTTACTCAGTATTCGTCCTAGCGTGTATTATACACCAAGGTTATGGTACCTCAGAGTTAATGTAATTGGAGCTCAGGATCTGGTGCTTAATGACATCAACAACAGAGAACAGCCGGCACAGATTTATGTAAAAGCTCGTGTTCTGCTTTGTGAATTGAGCACTAGAGCTTGTTTAACCAAGACCGCGGATCCTAAGTGGAATGAGGACTTGATGTTTGTGGTTGCGGAACCATTTGGTGAAACTTTGGATGTGGGAGTCTTTGAGCTAAAGAAAGATGCATCAGTTCCTTCTGAGGAGCAAAAGAAATATGGGAAATATGAGGTACTTTTAGGGAGTTGTGAGATTCCTTTGAAGAATGTGGGGAAGAGGACTGATAGATCACCGGCTTCTAGTCCGTGGTATGATCTTACGGTAATGGAGGGTGAGGGGATGAATGCGAGATTTGCTAGTAAGATTAATATGAGGATCAGTTTGGATGGCGGATATCATGTTTTCGATGAGCCTACTGAGTTTTCTAGTGATCTTAGGCCGTCGTCAAAGATATTGTGGAAGCCAGCAGTTGGGATGTTTGAACTGGGAATTATGAGCGCCTCTGGATTGTCCCCAATAATGCCTAATACTAGTGTAGACGCTTTCTGTGTCGCCAAATATGGGCCAAAGTGGGTGAGGACAAGAACAGTTGTTGATAATTGTTCTCCAAAGTGGAATGAACAATATATGTGGGAAGTCTATGATCATTGTACAGTCATAACCATTGCAGTTTTCCAAAATAAGTACTTGCTCAATTGGGAAAGAAACCGTGATCGGGAAATTGGAAAAGTAAGGATTCGGCTATCCAATCTTGAATTTGACAAAGTTTACACAAATTCCCATCCCCTTGTGAGTCTAGAACCTTATGGGGTGATGAAGAGAGGTGAACTTCAATTGTCTTATCGATTTTGTTCTACATCTAAGTTGAATGTGTACCATAGTTATACACAAGCCCTTTGGCCCAAACTGCATTATGTTCTTCCACTATCAGTAGCTCAGATTCACAGACTAAGGCCTCAAGCTGTTAAGCTTACAGAATCAAGGTTGCAGAAGGCTGAGTCACCACTAAGCCCAGAGGTTGTGCAGTATGTGTTGGATGATAATAAGCATAAGTTTAGTCTCCGAAGAGCTAAAGCTAATTTTTTGAGATGTATGAAACTTTTAGAGTGTTTCTCACTTTACAGACAGCGGTTTGATCGGCTGCGGAAATGGACTAATCCATTGCATAATGCTGTCTTTATAATTTCCCTCATTGAGGTCACTTGGTTCCCTTGGATGGCACTGGCTTCTATGTTTTTCATGCTTTCTGGTATAGGGGCTTGGGGTTACTGGAAGAGGCCTAAACAACTTCCTCATATAGACACTGAATTGTCTCAGGTTTATAGTGTCCACCCTGATGAGATTGCTGAAGAGTTTGATTCATTTCCAACAAGTGCATCTGGGAACATTTTGACGATCAGATATCATCGACTCCAAGGCATTATATTGAATGTTCAGACAACGCTTGGTGACATTGCAACTACAGGGGAGAGGGTGCAGTCTTTGTTGAGTTGGAGGGATAAAAAAGCTACACTTCTCGCTctgatcttctttttctttgctggGATGGTGTTTTACATTTACCCTTTTAGCGTGCGAAGTCTTGTTTTCTGGACTATATTGTATATGACCAGGCATCCAATGCTTCGTATTGACCTCCCTTCATATTTCCACAACTTCATTAGGAGGATGCCATCAAAGATAGACAGCATGCTATGA
- the LOC112201738 gene encoding probable plastid-lipid-associated protein 12, chloroplastic: MALRAHTVTSAPTFHSRQFQRPTFPPTTTLRFRNSSPTRANSLTAEQVSFTEEENSLVEALIGIQGRGRSASPQQLNEVESAVKVLEALQGVPEPTSSSLIEGRWQLMFTTRPGTASPIQRTFVGVDFFSVFQEVYLQTKDQRVSNIVKFSDAIGELKVEAEASIKDGKRILFRFDKAAFSFKFLPFKVPYPVPFRLLGDEAKGWLDTTYLSQSGNLRISRGNKGTTFVLQKKAEPRQRLLSIISTGTGVKEAIEEFIYLNQNIGELELQEGEWQMVWSSQEETDSWLENAANGLMGTQIVRGNEQIKFVVDAFLGLKFSISGTLVKSGSRTYDVTMDDAAIIGGGFGYPLEELGSKFELELLYSDDKIRISRGYNKILFVHIRTDGLKQK, encoded by the exons atgGCTCTCAGAGCTCACACAGTGACGTCAGCACCGACCTTCCATTCCCGCCAATTCCAAAGGCCCACATTCCCGCCCACAACTACTCTTCGCTTCAGAAACTCTTCACCAACCCGAGCGAACTCTCTCACCGCCGAACAAGTTTCCTTCACGGAGGAAGAGAACTCCCTCGTCGAAGCCCTCATCGGAATCCAAGGCCGCGGCCGCTCCGCCTCTCCGCAACAGCTCAAT GAGGTTGAGAGTGCAGTGAAGGTTCTTGAAGCTCTGCAAGGAGTTCCTGAGCCg ACAAGCTCAAGTTTGATTGAAGGGAGGTGGCAATTGATGTTCACTACAAGACCTGGAACTGCCTCTCCAATCCAA AGAACATTTGTGGGGGTGGACTTCTTTAGTGTATTTCAAGAGGTTTATCTTCAGACAAAGGATCAGCGTGTATCTAATATTGTAAAGTTCTCTGATGCAATAGGTGAGCTGAAAGTAGAG GCAGAAGCATCAATCAAAGATGGAAAGCGAATACTTTTTAGATTCGACAAAGCAGCCTTTTCGTTTAAATTTTTACCATTTAAGGTTCCATATCCAGTGCCATTCAGACTTCTTGGAGATGAGGCAAAGGGTTGGTTGGACACCACATATCTGTCCCAATCTGGCAATCTTCGTATCTCAAGAGGAAATAAG GGAACAACATTTGTTCTGCAAAAGAAAGCTGAACCTAGGCAAAGACTATTGTCAATCATCTCGACTGGTACAGGAGTTAAAGAG GCAATCGAGGAGTTTATCTACTTAAATCAAAACATAGGTGAATTGGAACTCCAAGAGGGAGAATGGCAAATGGTTTGGAGTTCACAG GAAGAGACGGATAGTTGGCTTGAGAATGCTGCCAATGGTCTTATGGGAACACAG ATTGTCAGGGGAAATGAACAAATAAAGTTTGTGGTTGACGCTTTCCTTGGGCTCAAATTCTCCATATCTGGAACCCTCGT CAAATCTGGCTCCCGCACTTATGATGTTACAATGGATGATGCAGCCATCATTGGCGGTGGCTTTGGATATCCCCTAGAAGAGCTAGGAAGCAAGTTTGAACTAGAATTGCT ATATAGCGATGACAAGATCAGAATTAGCCGGGGATATAATAAAATACTCTTTGTGCATATACGAACTGATGGTTTGAAACAGAAATAG